DNA from Triticum aestivum cultivar Chinese Spring chromosome 7D, IWGSC CS RefSeq v2.1, whole genome shotgun sequence:
CGATGACAAACAACCGATCAAGATTGTCAAAGTGAAAACGATGCTCGGATAACAAATCGCCCACCAGCAAAACAGTTGATGTGGCCACTAAAATTGGAGCCGTCCACGCAAATCAGCAATTAAAACCTTATTGACTAGATGAAAGGCGAGTCGAAAATGATAGGGACGTCACTGTTTGTTTAATGAATCGCATTATTCGCGTGTGCGGCAATcctccaaaaagaaaagaaaaactatgtTTCCAGGGCCCTTTGCTGCTCCGATTTCCCAGTCATGACAACTGAGAACAGCAAACTGGTTGGCATGGGTATTAAACTCTATGGGCACGCAAAAAAGCTGGTGTTTTTCACAGCTTCAAAGCATCTCAGCAACAAAAAAAATTGGCACCGGTCCACTGTTTCATCAGTAGACATGCCTTCTCTTCGATCTtaatggtggtggtggtcgtcgtcgtcgtcatcatgtCCGTCAGGGTTTCCTCCGTTCCCAATAACTTCAAGCTGCGGAAATAAAATTGGAGTTTCAATGTTCAGAAAACATGGAGGCAACACATGATTTAGTATCTTGTTCAAAAAAAGTTCACACAAGGAAAAGCAAATTATGTAAACAGAAGACAGCAACATACCTTGAAATACTGAGTGCAGACTGGGCATTCATGTGGCTTGTCTTTCTTCAACCAAAACCACACAACATCATGCTCATCCTCTGAAAAGGAGCAAAATAGTGAAATTTGGAATTCGAGTTAATTAGATTCATGATGGGTTGATGATCATTTCTAGATAAGATGCAGGAGAAGACTGAAGTTTCGCAGCCTCTGTTGGTGGAGACAGAATTTTGGATTCAAGTTAATATACCTCCTTCACCACCAGGGCAACCAACAATCCTCTTGTCAAAGTATGACTGAATGATAGCTGGATCCTCCTATGAATGAAGATGTGGACACATATTCGTTCAGTCAGACCACACGAGTAGAAAAAACAACTAAAGTGGACAATGATACGCAAGGTACAGTTGAGCCAACAAAACACTCTGCAAAGTGATTTGTCAAAAGAACAAAACAGAATGGAATGACTATTTGTGAACTCACAACCATATCAGATAACAGCTGTTGCAAGTCAAATGGATAAGTTATGAGAAAATAGGCCAGGCAAATCAGTGTGGTAAAACAGAAAGGGGTCATTgcagcaaacaagcatacacaggGACATCTAAGCAATTCACCATCCTAACTGAGAATAGTCTGCTCTTGATACATGAGGACAATATACTTTACAGGAGATGCATTAGGCAGGAAGATAAGAAACCATAAATCCAACTTCAAAATAAGAGTTACAACCATTGAGCATGTCAATTCACAAATCATAACAAACAGATCCAACACCATCCGTTCAACTAAAATGCTCCACAGCAGCTAAGATCACATTGATAAGGAACAGACTCACAGAATAGAACAAGCAGGATTTTTCAAACAAAATATATCTTCCATGAAACTAAGTGTTCAGTGTTCACATGATATTACAAACCAAGGGGAAAAAACAGATTAATAAGCATAAAAGGAATAGAAAACAGAGCAATGAAAAAGCAAATTCTAGATGCCTGCAAGTAGTATAAGTTCAAGAGGTGGGTCTGAGTCAGAACAAGTGGTTGGAAGTTCAGAAAGTTAACCCTTGCAACAACCCCTGAATTGTCTTTTATAACATGCTAAAAGCCCAAGACAGCTGATACATATTATCACAACCCAGAAGATGCTAATTGCCAAGGTCTGATATTATCACAAGCCAGAAGATGAAAGCGCACAAAATGTTCAAGCAATGACTAGGTCATAAGAATGCTGAAGTCATAGCAAGAAGACAAATTTGGATGCAACATACAGCCTCATTTTTTACCAACACGACTTCCAAAAAATATGAAGACAAACATGATTGTCTACGCTGGACTGAATCTATCAGAATAATGTATCTTGCTGCCTTACAATTCTGTGCAACCTCTAGCTCAACGAAAAGAACCAACGGATATAACTCAATTGCATATACGATTGCGACGATTTCCCAGTTCTCTCAATAAACAAAATATCAActgtcatatccccccccccccaaacttaCAACTAGAGCAATGGCATTGGTCTCACCAATACCTAACTTATGTTCAGCAAACCAGTCTCTGACTATTACTAGCACATCAAGGCAATAACCGCAAGCCTAAGGACCACACATCACCATTTCAGTGCAGAGACGTACAATCCAATCGCGCACGGATCAAATAACCATAGCAGATGGCACCAAAAATGGGAAAGCGCTGACCTTGGTGCCGAATGGGCCGACGGGGGCGTCCATGTCAAACCGCTTCTTTCCCTGCAGACGAAATCCAACGAGGGTCAAGAATATAAACCGGCAAGGAATGAAACCGTGAGAAGAAGAGACGAGGCCTAAGGCGGGCACGACGGGGGAGGAGGCGGGCGGGCGGACCTGGAGCTCGGCCTCGATCTCCTCGCGCTCGTGCCCCGTGGCGATCGGCATCACGTCCTCGACCCGCGTCCTCGCCTGCCCCGCATCTGCGGAAACGCGCGCGCGGCTCGCCGCTGTCAAATCGGGACCGAGGAGACGGACGGGGgaacggcggcgaggggcgcgACTGCTTACCGAGGGTGGAGAAGAAGGCGGGCGCGCGGCGGATGGCGCCCGCGGCGGATCCCGAGATCGCCGGGGCGCGGTGCGCGGCCAGGGCCGAGCGGCGGGCGAGGACGAGGGATGCGGCGTGCTTCCacatggcgggcggcggcggcgggcgatggagagggtggggaggagacaggtcggggtcgggggtggTTCGAatggctcgctctctctctctctgccgatGGGTCCTATGGAATGGAGGCCTTTTCCACTTGGTGTTTCTTTTCTAGGCAGCCAATAGTGAAAAATATAGAATAATCCCCTCGAAATGATGAAAAATCTCACCCCTCTCTCTCCATTTCGATTTTCGTTGGCAACCCCATTCCCTCGGCTGATTTTCCACGTCCGGTCCGTCCGTCCCTCCTCCTagagcgtgtttggttgcctgAATTTGTTGTACATGTGATGACTCGGTCGGGCCCGGCTAAGCAAATTCAGAGTAAAAACCATGTTCCGTACATATTTTCTTTACCCCCATTGCATTAGGGATGCGATTTCTCTCTGGCGGTTGGCTAGGCCGATGCACGGCACGGTATTTGATTGCATAAACTGGATATGATTAAGAGTTATCGACTACACGTGATGCATATAATTATAATAGAGTGTCTCAGAGATGGACGGCGGCCGTGTCCGACGTGACGAGCACATGCTTGTGTGTAACACATGTTTTTTGAAAAAAGGGTGTAACATATTATTGTATCATAATTAGTCATTCATTCAGATGCTTAAATATGGTGTTTATCTTATAGCTCGAGACAAGTTTACTCAACTCTTGTACCTGTTTCAAAATCACCCACCTGACATTCTCTGAGTGCGGCATTTGCAAAATGTGCTTTCTGTTTAAATTCCCATGATTTTCAAACATTTCATGCAAAAAGAGTTTAACCAGATACTAACGCTAGGTTATTAATTACACCGCTAGGTTTGAATTATTCGCCCGCAAATCCGAGTCCTGGACATTTGCATGTTCATGGACCAAACATGCCCTTCCTTTTCTCTGCAGCCTAATAAATTGCTGGGAATCACATACTCCGGGAGGATTATAATGTGTAGTGGGAGAAGCTCAAGTATGGGGTGCTTAAAAATAGCTTGGACTAAGCAGATTAACCTCGAAAGTTCTATAACTaggataatactccctccgtaaactaatataagagtgtttagatcactaaaatagtgatctaaacgctcttatattagtttacagagggagtactaataaTTCAACTGAGAACATGTGTGGATACAAAATTCCGTACAAGAGTATCAAATATCAAAACCGCCAGCAATATTTTCCGCTCGACCATATATACGAGAAAACATAAATTGGCCACTCTTAGCGTGAACATTCCACAATAATGTCATGGTTAGTATGAACATTCCACAATACCATGGTAACATCATTTCATAGTACTTGTCTAAGGACGAAACCAACCTTGATCAATATATAGTAATGCTAACTCACAACGCTAGAGAAAAACAGTCTCGACTTTTAAGGGTTTCACAGAGGCACACATAGTTCCGACTTCAGAGCTAGTCAAATGAAGCATATCAGAAGCTCTGTTCCATGCTGCCGCCATGATCTGTGCCGCATGAGAGAATCATCTGCACGGACGACATTTTGACATTAAGATAGCCTTCCATTGTTCCAAATTTCAAGGTACACAATAAATTGTAAGTATCCCTATAACAGTGATGTGCTGCAGGAAGATTTTACTTTCCCGTTTCAAAATACCTGGATTTTTTCACCTTGAACAGTCAAATTCAGTTATATTTTATCAATTATTTCCTTCTTGTTGTTCAGTTTGGGTGTATTTAGGTGGAAATGTTAGATTTTTTTATTACAAACATTATTATAAAACTAAATTTCCATAATATTTATAGATGTGTTGGTAAAAAAGTGAAGTGTAACTTTAGGACATGCACAAAAAAAAGCTGCCAAATATTTTGAAATGTAGGTAGTTTCTTGTCCCTCAGATCTATGTTGAGTACAAAGTGACGATTTCCATTATTCAGATATAAGACTTGTAAGCCTTACAGTAGATGAAAAGATATGTAACCAGATGTAAGATCTTACCGCCAAGTCTGCAGTTCCTACACGGCAGCCCATCAGCGTCTTATGGCCAAGGAAAGGCCTGGTTGAAATGTGAGGGGGCAAATAAGTTTACATTCAGATCAAGCTCGAAAAACAAACACCAGGTTAAACAGTAGCCTTATCATTTAACCAAAATAGTAAGAATGTAAGACTCACATTGCAAATATAATGACATTTTGTGGCTTTAGTATCATTTAGCCTAAGTCGTAATATGTAAGACTCTAGTGAGATATGGTAAGAATACATGACTCACGAGGTTGGTGAGTTGGTCGGTGATAGACAGATATCTTTTCCATCGCGATGCCATTAGCCACGAAGAACTGTTCTAACACAGGAACTCTTTCATCATCCTTGGGACATTTTATATTGACCATTGTAAGGTTTTTGCAAGCAAATGATGTACCCTCGGGTTTGATATCGTCATCTATTTCCTCATGTTCCTTGTCGCAGAACAAAGTGAATATCATGAAATGTCCAAACTAATTTATCACAGCTCAAAATATAAGCAGTATAAGAATCTTTATACCGTTTTGAGTTTAAGAAAAAGCCTCTCGAGATTTGGAGCATGCTGCAGGAACAAAACTAATGGATGCAAGTCAGCAGCCATACACCATTCACCAAGGGATAACACCTTCAGGTTGCTAAAAACTGGGCACATCTCCAATTCCCTATTCAGAATCACCTTCATACGGAACACAAGTGAATTTGTTCAGTTCGGTCCAAACAAAAGAATAATAACACAGTGAACCTACATGTAATTAGACATTTGTAAGTGAATGTTTGTTTCTGATTAAGTTGTGTAAGAGGATGTTGCTGTTAGACTGTAGACATGCTAACAAGGATACAACATTGCAAAAGAAAAGGGATAAAAAAAATGCTCCCGGCAAACTACTCAAATTCTATGTGCTTTGCTTACAATTTTATTACAATACAGCTAGAAATTATTTCCCATAACTCATCAGGTCACTTGTTGTGATTGTGAGTATGTATTGTAACCAGCTGTTGGTATTAGAGTGCAAAAAATACACAAAATGTGCACATAGCACATNNNNNNNNNNNNNNNNNNNNNNNNNNNNNNNNNNNNNNNNNNNNNNNNNNNNNNNNNNNNNNNNNNNNNNNNNNNNNNNNNNNNNNNNNNNNNNNNNNNNNNNNNNNNNNNNNNNNNNNNNNNNNNNNNNNNNNNNNNNNNNNNNNNNNNNNNNNNNNNNNNNNNNNNNNNNNNNNNNNNNNNNNNNNNNNNNNNNNNNNNNNNNNNNNNNNNNNNNNNNNNNNNNNNNNNNNNNNNNNNNNNNNNNNNNNNNNNNNNNNNNNNNNNNNNNNNNNNNNNNNNNNNNNNNNNNNNNNNNAATTTTTCTGCAAAGAAAATAACTGACAAATCAATATTAGTTGAACAAATATAACATTGCTGAAATAGAGATAGATATCAGCAACAGATTCGTATGTATACCTCTTCGGCATCAGCTATCAGCTCCAAACTTGTAGCATTCGACAGGCTGCGGATAACATTTTGGCCACCTAAAACTTTGTCACCATAGAATTCATCACATGTACTCAAGTCGCTATCATCATTTGAGTCGCTGTCACACTCAAACACCTCTGGATCGGGCTCTACGTACCTCTCTTCAAACTCATCATGCAAGAAAGAGTCATTAAGCACGATTGTGGCTGTGGCCAGGGAAGCCATGTCTTCGAATGAGGGAGCACGGTGGTATGGATTGACACAGCGCAGCGATATGAGGTTTGGAGCAGCAACGGTGAGGTCCCTGATGAACCTGCACTCGACCATGGTCAAAGTGATAAGCGAGGCAGATGAAATGTGGGGGCCATCCAGGGAGCAGTCCTTGAGCTCCAGGACTTGCAGAGAAGGGCAGTGAGAGGAGAGCTGCCTCAGCGTCTTGTCGTACAGCATTGTGCCCGACAGATGCAGGTGTTTGAGGTGGCAGGAGACGAGGGGCACGTTGTCGAGGTCGGAGAGGTCGTCGTCCCTTGGATGATGGCTGAGCTGGATGAACCGGGCCCTGCGGTTTATGGCAGCGCGGATCCACATTTCGACGTCCTCGGAGGAGTAGTCCTCCCCGTCGTCGTCGTACTGGGGACTGTAGGGCATGTATGGAACATCCTGACGTGGCGGGCTGGACAGGAGGCGGAGGGCGTCCAGCGGCGCGGACGCCTCCCGCAGGAGCAGGAAGTGGTTGGTGAAGTTGGCGAGCCGCGTGGGGAGGCGCCGGTGCCGGGCCTTGCAGCAGACCCGGAGGTCGACGCAGGGCGCGGAGGCCCAGAGGGTGCGCCAGCGGCGCGAGAGCACGCAGGTGCGGGCCACCTCCCACGCCCTCAGGAACGACATGACCGCGTGGAGGAGGTCGTCCGGGAGGGCGCTGAGACGGTCGAGGCCGGCGGCGTCGAGGGAGACGGCCTCGGCTTTGGGTTTCTTCCTCGGGGACATTTCGTCGAACAGCTTGCCTGCTTCAGATGGTTGCTCCGAGTTTGCTAGTCAGTAGGAAGAAATTCGTTGCAAGTTTGCATTGCAGATTGCAGGGGAAGAAGGGAAGGCGGAGGGCGGATGGATCGGCGGACCTGCGCGAGGATCGATCGGTGGAAGTTGCGGCGAGTTCTTGCACTCTCAATCAAATACAATCCCACCGATGGTACACATTGTTGCTCCCTCCAGGAGTAAAATGCTAGGCAGAAGTGGATAAATTGTGAGCCAGAAACAAACCTCGACGGTGATCAGAGCCCGGAGCCCAGCCGAATCAGAGACAAGAGGCGGAGATGTTGCGGAGGTCCGCAGAGGAATGCCTCAAACCCACTCGATGCCTCCTGCGCTCCGTGTGGATGTTTTTGGGCTTTTCCCAGTGGAAACGGAGAGAGACTGGGCGCTGATCGGCTACTAATGGGCTGGAGACCTGGCCTAATCTCTAAGCTACTATGGCCTCGGGCCTCCCACCAGCTTCTTTCAGAATCTTGAACCCATATATTTTTTACAATCCTAACTAGTTAGGAAGTAAACATGTAGAACTGTCAAAAAATATGGGTTTGAGATTCTAGGAGAAACTGTGTGGAGGGTCGATTCTCAAGATTTTGAGAGAATCGGGCAAAAGAACTGGGCCGAGATATAGTAATTTCCAGGCCCAGGGCCATGGCCCTGCTTGACCACCGCCCGCTCCACTCTCCTCGACCACCACCCCCGGGCGCCCCGAGAGCTCTATTGAGGAGTCGGATtaggatttttttttcctttttcctttataCATGTGTATTTTACATACCATAGTAATTTGCTATAAATAATTTTTAATTCTAttaaataaaaataatataatATAAGATATTATTGCTGGAAAAATTTGTTAGTATTTGATTTGATACATTGTGATCGTTAACGTTGATGAATTAAGAAAAGGGAAAGAGAGGGATTCAAACCATCGGTAGACGAAAGTCTACATAGCAGTTCCAATGCTACACCTTGAGCCGCTCCACCATCTCTCCTAAATAACATATTGTGGAAAATAAACTGAGTGAATAGCAAGTATTCTTATTCCTGCAGTACAGGTCCAACCGCAACCGCTCGGTGGTTCCCTAGTTCTATTTGAAAAATTCCTTTTGATCTAAATGGAAGGCGACGCGGATTTCTGGGACATGGTTCCACGCGAGGATGAAATCTGGGCTGTCCGTCTATGCTATGAGATTAGCACTTAATATAGTGAATTAAGAAATACTAAAATGATACGGTGGGCTAATTTGATGAATACACGTTTATGATACGCAAAGTACGTGGTGGGTGGGATAGGCATCTATTTAAATGGCGTTGTCTTTTATGGCTCGTCTGGCAGTTGGAGTGAATGCATGCACCCTCGTAATGCGATGTTTTGATGAATGGTAAATGCAAGTGATGTGCAGTGTATTCAACTGCTCTCAATTGTTGAAGTCTAGTTGCTACGAATGAGGCATTGATCCGTTGATGGATATATTGTTC
Protein-coding regions in this window:
- the LOC123167678 gene encoding putative cytochrome c oxidase subunit 5b-like, translating into MWKHAASLVLARRSALAAHRAPAISGSAAGAIRRAPAFFSTLDAGQARTRVEDVMPIATGHEREEIEAELQGKKRFDMDAPVGPFGTKEDPAIIQSYFDKRIVGCPGGEGEDEHDVVWFWLKKDKPHECPVCTQYFKLEVIGNGGNPDGHDDDDDDHHHH
- the LOC123168576 gene encoding MEIOTIC F-BOX protein MOF gives rise to the protein MSPRKKPKAEAVSLDAAGLDRLSALPDDLLHAVMSFLRAWEVARTCVLSRRWRTLWASAPCVDLRVCCKARHRRLPTRLANFTNHFLLLREASAPLDALRLLSSPPRQDVPYMPYSPQYDDDGEDYSSEDVEMWIRAAINRRARFIQLSHHPRDDDLSDLDNVPLVSCHLKHLHLSGTMLYDKTLRQLSSHCPSLQVLELKDCSLDGPHISSASLITLTMVECRFIRDLTVAAPNLISLRCVNPYHRAPSFEDMASLATATIVLNDSFLHDEFEERYVEPDPEVFECDSDSNDDSDLSTCDEFYGDKVLGGQNVIRSLSNATSLELIADAEEVILNRELEMCPVFSNLKVLSLGEWCMAADLHPLVLFLQHAPNLERLFLKLKTEHEEIDDDIKPEGTSFACKNLTMVNIKCPKDDERVPVLEQFFVANGIAMEKISVYHRPTHQPRLSLAIRR